From Numida meleagris isolate 19003 breed g44 Domestic line chromosome 4, NumMel1.0, whole genome shotgun sequence, the proteins below share one genomic window:
- the SLC16A14 gene encoding monocarboxylate transporter 14 isoform X1 gives MYASQEDIGYDFGDDSKVGSKPIKPNPNIDGGWAWMIVFSSFLVHILIMGSQMALGILNMEWLEEFNQSRGLTAWVSSLSMGITLIVGPFIGLFITMCGCRKTAIIGGILNALGWILSAYASNVHYLFLTFGVTAGIGSGMVYLPAVVMVGQYFQKRRALAQGLSTTGTGFGAFLMTALLKYLCREFGWRNAMFIQGAICLNLCVCGALMRPLSPKDINEKYVVRSNSEDNQAKALSHSAETIKSNGVLSEEPEKKEGVKHEDVPDDIKHIEIGGKSRIGKSMYGLRILKTVSQLTVTVRKGFGIWYFSYFGAASLFTNRVFVAFIIWALFAYSSFVIPFIHLPEIVKQYNLSSQNNIFPLTSIIAIVHIFGKVILGIISDLPCISTWNVFLTANFTLVTCILTLPLMQTYISLAVVCALIGFSSGYFSLMPVVTEDLVGTKHLANAYGIIICANGISALLGPPFAGWIYDITHKYDFSFYICGSLYMVGILFLFMQPYIGKKQPQEKSTEEAQV, from the exons atgtatgCCAGTCAAGAGGATATTGGATATGATTTTGGAGATGACTCAAAAGTTGGAAGTAAGCCAATTAAGCCTAATCCAAACATCGATGGAGGATGGGCTTGGATGattgtattttcctctttccttgtgCACATACTTATCATGGGGTCCCAAATGGCCCTTGGAATACTCAACATGGAATGGCTTGAAGAGTTTAATCAAAGTCGTGGCTTAACAGCATGGGTTAGCTCTCTTAGCATGGGCATTACACTTATTGTAG GTCCTTTCATTGGTTTATTTATTACCATGTGTGGGTGCCGTAAAACAGCAATAATTGGAGGGATATTGAATGCCCTAGGCTGGATATTGAGTGCCTATGCCTCAAATGTACACTACCTCTTCCTTACATTTGGAGTGACAGCCG GCATTGGGAGCGGCATGGTTTATCTGCCCGCAGTGGTCATGGTAGgacaatattttcagaagagaagagcacTTGCGCAAGGACTCAGTACCACAGGAACGGGATTTGGAGCTTTCTTAATGACGGCCTTACTGAAGTACCTCTGCAGAGAATTTGGGTGGAGAAATGCCATGTTCATCCAGGGTGCGATCTGCCTGAACCTTTGTGTCTGTGGGGCGCTTATGAGACCACTTTCTCCCAAAGACATTAATGAAAAGTATGTTGTGAGAAGTAATAGTGAAGATAATCAGGCAAAAGCTCTGTCCCATTCTGCAGAGACTATAAAATCTAATGGAGTTCTCAGtgaagaaccagaaaaaaaagaaggggtAAAACATGAAGATGTGCCTGATGATATTAAGCACATAGAAATTGGAGGTAAATCTAGGATTGGAAAGAGTATGTATGGACTGCGCATTCTTAAGACAGTGAGCCAGCTGACGGTTACAGTCAGGAAGGGCTTTGGAATCTGGTACTTCAGTTACTTCGGAGCTGCATCACTGTTCACCAACAGAGTATTTGTGGCCTTTATAATTTGGGCTTTGTTTGCCTATAGCAGCTTTGTCATTCCCTTTATTCATCTTCCAGAGATAGTCAAGCAGTACAATTTATCTAGTCAGAACAATATATTTCCTTTGACGTCCATTATAGCAATTGTTCACATTTTTGGTAAAGTGATCCTTGGAATCATTTCTGATCTCCCATGCATCAGTACTTGGAATGTCTTCCTCACGGCTAACTTCACCCTGGTCACCTGCATTCTCACTTTGCCACTAATGCAAACATACATTAGTCTGGCTGTGGTTTGTGCTCTAATAGGATTTTCTAGtggctatttttctttaatgcctGTTGTGACCGAAGATTTAGTTGGAACTAAACACCTTGCAAATGCCTATGGCATCATCATTTGTGCCAATGGAATATCTGCATTGCTTGGACCACCCTTTGCAG GTTGGATCTATGACATCACAcataaatatgatttttctttctatatatgTGGCTCGCTATATATGGTgggaatattatttttatttatgcaacCCTATATTGGAAAGAAACAACCACAAGAAAAATCTACCGAAGAGGCACAAGTATAG
- the SLC16A14 gene encoding monocarboxylate transporter 14 isoform X2 — translation MYASQEDIGYDFGDDSKVGSPFIGLFITMCGCRKTAIIGGILNALGWILSAYASNVHYLFLTFGVTAGIGSGMVYLPAVVMVGQYFQKRRALAQGLSTTGTGFGAFLMTALLKYLCREFGWRNAMFIQGAICLNLCVCGALMRPLSPKDINEKYVVRSNSEDNQAKALSHSAETIKSNGVLSEEPEKKEGVKHEDVPDDIKHIEIGGKSRIGKSMYGLRILKTVSQLTVTVRKGFGIWYFSYFGAASLFTNRVFVAFIIWALFAYSSFVIPFIHLPEIVKQYNLSSQNNIFPLTSIIAIVHIFGKVILGIISDLPCISTWNVFLTANFTLVTCILTLPLMQTYISLAVVCALIGFSSGYFSLMPVVTEDLVGTKHLANAYGIIICANGISALLGPPFAGWIYDITHKYDFSFYICGSLYMVGILFLFMQPYIGKKQPQEKSTEEAQV, via the exons atgtatgCCAGTCAAGAGGATATTGGATATGATTTTGGAGATGACTCAAAAGTTGGAA GTCCTTTCATTGGTTTATTTATTACCATGTGTGGGTGCCGTAAAACAGCAATAATTGGAGGGATATTGAATGCCCTAGGCTGGATATTGAGTGCCTATGCCTCAAATGTACACTACCTCTTCCTTACATTTGGAGTGACAGCCG GCATTGGGAGCGGCATGGTTTATCTGCCCGCAGTGGTCATGGTAGgacaatattttcagaagagaagagcacTTGCGCAAGGACTCAGTACCACAGGAACGGGATTTGGAGCTTTCTTAATGACGGCCTTACTGAAGTACCTCTGCAGAGAATTTGGGTGGAGAAATGCCATGTTCATCCAGGGTGCGATCTGCCTGAACCTTTGTGTCTGTGGGGCGCTTATGAGACCACTTTCTCCCAAAGACATTAATGAAAAGTATGTTGTGAGAAGTAATAGTGAAGATAATCAGGCAAAAGCTCTGTCCCATTCTGCAGAGACTATAAAATCTAATGGAGTTCTCAGtgaagaaccagaaaaaaaagaaggggtAAAACATGAAGATGTGCCTGATGATATTAAGCACATAGAAATTGGAGGTAAATCTAGGATTGGAAAGAGTATGTATGGACTGCGCATTCTTAAGACAGTGAGCCAGCTGACGGTTACAGTCAGGAAGGGCTTTGGAATCTGGTACTTCAGTTACTTCGGAGCTGCATCACTGTTCACCAACAGAGTATTTGTGGCCTTTATAATTTGGGCTTTGTTTGCCTATAGCAGCTTTGTCATTCCCTTTATTCATCTTCCAGAGATAGTCAAGCAGTACAATTTATCTAGTCAGAACAATATATTTCCTTTGACGTCCATTATAGCAATTGTTCACATTTTTGGTAAAGTGATCCTTGGAATCATTTCTGATCTCCCATGCATCAGTACTTGGAATGTCTTCCTCACGGCTAACTTCACCCTGGTCACCTGCATTCTCACTTTGCCACTAATGCAAACATACATTAGTCTGGCTGTGGTTTGTGCTCTAATAGGATTTTCTAGtggctatttttctttaatgcctGTTGTGACCGAAGATTTAGTTGGAACTAAACACCTTGCAAATGCCTATGGCATCATCATTTGTGCCAATGGAATATCTGCATTGCTTGGACCACCCTTTGCAG GTTGGATCTATGACATCACAcataaatatgatttttctttctatatatgTGGCTCGCTATATATGGTgggaatattatttttatttatgcaacCCTATATTGGAAAGAAACAACCACAAGAAAAATCTACCGAAGAGGCACAAGTATAG